In the genome of Colletotrichum lupini chromosome 8, complete sequence, one region contains:
- a CDS encoding cystathionine beta-lyase → MTGDLDRWLGSVGKLLGMGDRKKGLGDFALDLLLVAGMMATGVYLARNFLSSLTNTLADPDREKHEQARLQAKAHLERLRKGKNVGKPGEEPSDDGSVSRRGPKPEELVLNEYENLIALEMVAPEDIPIGFADIGGLEDIIDELKESVIYPLTMPHLYSHAAPLLSAPSGVLLYGPPGCGKTMLAKAVAHESGASFINLHISTVTEKWYGDSNKLVRAVFSLARKMQPAIIFIDEIDAVLGTRRSGEHEASGMVKAEFMTLWDGLTSSNSSGMPARIVVLGATNRIHDIDEAILRRMPKKFPVSLPGKEQRQRILQLILKDTKTDPEFSVEYITKVTAGMSGSDIKEACRDAAMAPVREYMREHRASGNSMSSITPENFRGIRTEDFFGRKGGGQILMDNHAKHSKASRSSADEYEDIVEELVHFYSICREQPYNMIAYKWATYANHAIMRRLYKEMYRYKEETNTEIPSFYSKFRYRRQSDVSSMLRRRWFVTIKARQRSVPIQRRAFSPANIPLGPRRPRRFQGSCRPAIADFRGTLCTPTNHVIGKGPHLGSSSAVGVTRSVPQKPALLSALSTFSSIASAFQSSTPYCTRSRTPPGPSYPSFVLSSLSTIKCDDIQASTGQDPFVESLNPRKTRSIAAVNQISRQLLDTSATPPLLHTLCLTMSTPPNNGAASKSSDPLKRVDLDGHDLPPSPAPSSPRNGRRRYALATELVYTDSNDQYGASSIPIYQSATFKQTSATGGGEYDYTRSGNPTRTHLERHLAKIMNATRALAVGSGMGALDVISRLLRPGDEVITGDDLYGGTNRLLTYLASNQGIVVHHVDTTNVENIRPVISEKTAMVLLETPTNPLIKVVDIPSIAKLVHEANDKALVVVDNTMLSPMLLNPLDIGADIVYESGTKYLSGHHDIMAGVIGVNDTEIGNKLYFTINSTGCGLSPNDSFLLMRGIKTLAIRMEKQQANAQQIAEFLESHGFKVRYPGLKSHPQYDLHWSMARGAGAVLSFETGDAALSERIVEAAKLYSISVSFGCVNSLISMPCQMSHASIDAKTRKERQMPEDLIRLCVGIEDATDLIEDLSRALVQAGAVNVTLDGFHATEAVQQA, encoded by the exons AAAGCCGGAAGAGTTGGTGTTGAATGAATATGAGAACCTCATTGCACTTGAGATGGTGGCTCCGGAGGATATCCCAATCGGCTTCGCTG ACATCGGTGGCTTGGAGGACATTATTGATGAACTCAAGGAATCCGTCATTTACCCGTTGACTATGCCGCACTTGTATTCCCACGCGGCGCCACTGCTATCTGCACCCTCTGGTGTGCTGCTTTATGGTCCTCCAGGATGCGGTAAAACTATGCTGGCTAAGGCAGTCGCCCACGAGAGCGGTGCTTCCTTCATCAACCTCCATATTTCGACAGTGACAGAGAAATGGTACGGTGACTCGAACAAGCTGGTCCGAGCTGTATTTTCGTTGGCTCGCAAAATGCAGCCCGCCATCATCTTCATTGATGAGATCGACGCGGTCTTGGGCACAAGAAGGAGCGGCGAGCACGAGGCCAGCGGAATGGTCAAGGCTGA GTTCATGACCCTGTGGGATGGATTGACGTCGTCAAATTCTTCAGGCATGCCAGCAAGGATCGTCGTTCTCGGTGCCACCAACAGAATACACGACATCGATGAGGCTATTCTCAGGCGAATGCCCAAGAAATTCCCGGTGTCTCTTCCTGGCAAGGAGCAGCGACAACGGATCTTGCAGCTCATTCTGAAGGATACAAAGACAGACCCCGAGTTCAGTGTGGAGTACATTACCAAAGTCACAGCTGGCATGTCAGGCAGCGATATCAAAGAAGCATGCCGTGATGCTGCTATGGCACCGGTCCGTGAATACATGCGAGAGCATCGGGCGAGCGGGAACTCCATGTCGAGCATCACACCAGAGAACTTCAGAGGTATCCGTACAGAGGATTTCTTTGGTCGCAAGGGTGGAGGTCAAATCTTGATGGATAACCATGCAAAACACTCCAAGGCGTCGAGGTCATCGGCTGACGAGTACGAAGATATTGTCGAAGAGCTGG TGCACTTTTACTCGATATGTCGGGAACAACCATACAACATGATTGCCTACAAGTGGGCAACTTACGCAAACCATGCTATAATGAGACGATTGTACAAAGAAATGTACCGATACAAGGAGGAAACGAATACTGAAATACCATCATTTTAC AGCAAATTCAGGTACAGACGGCAGTCAGATGTGTCAAGCATGTTGCGCCGACGTTGGTTTGTTACCATCAAGGCGCGCCAGCGCAGTGTGCCAATTCAACGCCGCGCCTTTTCCCCAGCCAACATTCCACTCGGACCACGTCGCCCCCGCCGTTTCCAGGGTTCATGCCGCCCCGCCATCGCCGACTTTCGGGGCACGCTGTGCACACCGACAAATCACGTCATCGGCAAGGGCCCACACCTTGGGTCGTCCAGTGCTGTTGGAGTCACACGCTCCGTCCCCCAAAAGCCCGCC CTCCTATCAGCTCTCTCAACCTTCTCGTCAATTGCCTCTGCTTTTCAATCGAGTACGCCG TACTGTACTCGATCCCGAACGCCTCCCGGACCTTCCTATCCTTCCTTCGTCCTATCGTCCCTCTCGACCATCAAGTGCGACGACATACAGGCATCGACTGGCCAAGATCCATTTGTCGAATCGCTCAATCCAAGAAAAACTCGTTCAATTGCCGCTGTCAACCAGATCAGCCGGCAGCTCCTCGATACTAGTGCTACCCCGCCATTGCTACATACGCTTTGTCTCACTATGTCTACACCGCCTAACAACGGAGCGGCATCTAAGTCCAGCGACCCCCTCAAACGGGTGGACCTTGACGGACACGATCTTCCTCCTTCTCCCGCGCCGTCTAGTCCTCGCAACGGTCGTCGTCGCTATGCCCTCGCCACGGAGCTGGTCTACACTGACAGCAACGACCAGTATGGCGCATCCAGCATCCCCATCTACCAGTCCGCCACCTTCAAGCAGACCAGTGCCACTGGTGGTGGGGAGTACGACTACACCAGGTCCGGCAACCCGACTCGCACTCATCTTGAGCGCCACCTGGCCAAGATCATGAATGCCACGAGGGCTCTGGCTGTCGGCTCCGGCATGGGTGCTTTGGATGTCATTTCCCGCTTGTTGCGCCCCGGCGATGAGGTGATCACCGGCGATGACTTGTACGGAGGCACCAACCGCCTTCTCACTTACTTGGCTTCCAACCAGGGTATTGTTGTTCACCATGTGGACACTACCAATGTGGAGAACATTCGTCCTGTCATCTCTGAAAAGACGGCCATGGTTCTGCTGGAGACCCCGACGAACCCTCTTATCAAGGTCGTCGACATCCCCTCCATTGCTAAGCTTGTTCACGAGGCCAACGATAAGGCTTTGGTTGTCGTGGACAACACCATGCTCTCGCCAATGCTCCTGAACCCCCTGGATATTGGTGCAGACATCGTCTACGAGTCCGGAACAAAGTATTTGTCTGGACACCACGACATCATGGCTGGTGTAATTGGTGTCAACGATACCGAGATTGGCAACAAGCTGTACTTCACCATCAACTCCACTGGGTGCGGCCTGTCGCCTAATGACTCTTTCTTGCTTATGAGAGGCATCAAGACACTTGCTATCCGCATGGAGAAGCAGCAGGCCAACGCTCAGCAGATTGCTGAGTTCCTTGAGTCCCATGGTTTCAAGGTCCGATACCCGGGACTCAAGTCGCACCCCCAATACGACCTGCACTGGTCTATGGCACGAGGTGCAGGTGCTGTTTTGTCGTTCGAGACCGGCGACGCGGCGCTTTCGGAGAGAATCGTCGAAGCCGCTAAGCTGTATAGTATCAGCGTTAGCTTCGGCTGTGTAAACAGCCTTATCAGTATGCCCTGCCAGATGAGCCACGCCAGCATCGACGCCAAGACCCGGAAGGAGAGGCAGATGCCGGAAGACCTCATTCGCTTGTGCGTGGGCATCGAGGACGCAACGGACTTGATTGAAGACCTCTCGCGAGCT CTTGTTCAGGCCGGTGCGGTCAACGTGACCTTGGACGGGTTTCACGCGACTGAGGCTGTCCAGCAGGCTTGA